The Sulfitobacter sp. SK011 genome has a window encoding:
- a CDS encoding acyl-CoA dehydrogenase family protein: MSDRSFLEWPFFETRHKELAEALDQWAGKELSAIDHIDTDAACRSLVAMLGAAGWLQYSGAEAGQKLDVRSLCLIRETLARHDGLADFAFAMQGLGTGAISLFGTVEQQSDWLPQTRSGSAISAFALTEPQSGSDVANSTMTATRDGDEYVLNGEKTWISNGGIADVYTVFARTGEAPGARGLSALIVPAGLPGFEIAERLQVMAPHPLARLKFTDCRVSASAMIGEPGKGFGIAMAVLDVFRSTVAAAALGFARRALDEAVVRVNTRHVQNAPLADLQMVQCRIADMAVDVDASALLVYRAAWAKDMGAARVTREAAMAKLFATDQAQKVIDMAVQLHGGDGVRIGETVERLYREIRALRIYEGASDVQRVVIARQTLGGNT, translated from the coding sequence ATGTCTGACCGCAGTTTTCTGGAATGGCCATTTTTTGAGACACGTCACAAGGAATTGGCCGAGGCGCTGGATCAGTGGGCGGGCAAAGAACTGTCAGCAATTGACCACATTGACACAGACGCTGCGTGCCGGTCGCTTGTCGCGATGTTGGGGGCCGCAGGGTGGTTGCAATATTCCGGTGCCGAGGCCGGTCAGAAACTGGATGTGCGCAGCCTGTGTCTGATCCGCGAGACTTTGGCGCGCCATGACGGTCTGGCGGATTTTGCCTTTGCGATGCAGGGACTTGGGACCGGCGCAATCTCGCTTTTTGGCACCGTAGAACAGCAGTCTGACTGGTTGCCACAGACCCGGTCGGGGTCGGCGATTTCTGCATTTGCATTGACCGAGCCGCAATCGGGATCGGATGTGGCCAATTCCACAATGACCGCGACACGCGACGGCGATGAGTATGTGCTCAATGGCGAGAAAACATGGATATCCAATGGCGGGATCGCAGATGTCTACACGGTATTTGCACGAACCGGCGAGGCACCCGGCGCACGCGGGCTGAGCGCACTCATCGTCCCTGCAGGCCTGCCCGGGTTTGAGATCGCAGAGCGTTTGCAGGTCATGGCGCCGCATCCGCTGGCACGGCTGAAGTTCACTGATTGTCGGGTCTCTGCATCGGCGATGATCGGGGAGCCCGGCAAGGGGTTCGGCATTGCGATGGCGGTCTTGGATGTGTTCCGTTCCACCGTGGCGGCAGCGGCCTTGGGATTTGCCCGCCGCGCGCTGGATGAAGCGGTCGTGCGGGTGAATACCCGTCACGTTCAGAATGCGCCGTTGGCCGATCTGCAAATGGTTCAGTGCCGCATCGCTGATATGGCGGTCGATGTGGATGCAAGTGCGCTGCTTGTCTACCGGGCCGCCTGGGCCAAGGACATGGGCGCGGCGCGGGTCACACGCGAGGCCGCAATGGCCAAGCTTTTCGCCACCGATCAGGCGCAAAAGGTGATTGATATGGCGGTGCAACTGCATGGCGGGGACGGCGTGCGCATCGGCGAGACGGTCGAACGACTTTACCGTGAGATCCGGGCCTTGCGGATCTATGAAGGCGCGTCAGACGTGCAGCGTGTGGTGATCGCACGACAGACTTTGGGGGGCAACACATGA
- a CDS encoding AMP-binding protein, translated as MTLFQSAHSDTFSRDNLPPQESWPDLLLEGFDYPERLNVAVELTDSMVEKGFGDHTALIGNGRRRTYKELADWTNKLARALVENLSVKPGNRVLIRSANNPAMVACWLAATKAGAVVVNTMPMLRAGELSAIVDKAEVSHALCDTRLMDEMAICAKSSEFLKTVVGFDGTSNHDAELDRLALEKPVQFDAVATAQDDVALLGFTSGTTGDPKATMHFHRDLLIIADGYAREVLGVTPEDVFVGSPPLAFTFGLGGLAIFPLRFGAAATLLETASPPNMIEIIEKYKATVCFTAPTAYRAMLQAMDAGADLSSLRAAVSAGETLPAPVYHDWQEKTGKPMLDGIGATEMLHIFISNRFTDHKAACTGKPVTGYEAKVIDEAGAQVPRGTVGRLAVRGPTGCRYLADDRQHSYVKDGWNITGDSFMMDDEGYLHFAARNDDMIVSAGYNIAGPEVEAALLSHPFVSECGVVAAPDEARGAIVQAHVVLNDGVPKDLNTIKVLQDHVKAQIAPYKYPRDIQFIDALPKTATGKIQRFALRNQK; from the coding sequence ATGACACTTTTCCAATCTGCCCACAGCGATACATTTTCCCGTGACAACCTGCCGCCACAAGAAAGCTGGCCGGACCTGCTTTTGGAAGGATTTGACTATCCGGAACGCCTGAATGTCGCTGTGGAACTTACTGATTCAATGGTTGAAAAGGGTTTTGGTGATCACACGGCCCTGATCGGAAATGGGCGGCGGCGCACCTATAAGGAACTCGCTGACTGGACCAACAAACTGGCCCGTGCACTGGTTGAAAACCTTAGCGTGAAACCGGGAAACCGTGTGTTGATCCGCAGTGCGAATAATCCGGCGATGGTGGCCTGTTGGTTGGCGGCAACCAAGGCCGGTGCGGTGGTGGTGAACACGATGCCGATGCTGCGTGCGGGCGAGTTGAGCGCGATTGTCGACAAAGCAGAGGTCAGCCATGCGCTGTGCGACACAAGGCTGATGGATGAAATGGCGATCTGTGCCAAATCGTCTGAATTTCTGAAAACCGTGGTGGGGTTTGATGGCACGTCGAACCATGACGCAGAACTGGACCGCCTGGCGTTGGAAAAGCCAGTCCAGTTTGATGCGGTTGCAACGGCGCAGGACGATGTGGCGTTGCTTGGTTTTACCTCTGGCACCACGGGCGACCCCAAAGCCACGATGCATTTTCACCGCGATCTGTTGATCATCGCGGATGGTTATGCGCGCGAGGTTTTGGGGGTCACGCCTGAGGATGTTTTTGTCGGATCACCGCCTCTGGCCTTCACCTTTGGGCTTGGCGGCCTGGCGATATTTCCGTTGCGCTTTGGGGCGGCGGCGACATTGCTCGAAACCGCAAGTCCACCCAATATGATTGAAATCATTGAAAAATATAAGGCGACGGTTTGCTTTACGGCACCCACCGCATACCGCGCGATGTTGCAGGCGATGGACGCAGGCGCGGACCTGTCATCGCTGCGCGCGGCCGTATCAGCCGGAGAAACCCTGCCGGCACCTGTCTATCACGACTGGCAGGAAAAGACCGGGAAACCCATGTTGGATGGGATTGGCGCGACTGAAATGTTGCATATTTTCATCTCAAACAGGTTCACCGATCACAAGGCCGCCTGCACCGGCAAGCCCGTGACCGGTTATGAGGCCAAAGTGATTGATGAGGCGGGGGCGCAAGTGCCGCGCGGCACCGTCGGCAGGCTCGCCGTGCGCGGCCCAACGGGGTGTCGATACCTCGCGGATGACCGACAGCATAGCTATGTCAAGGACGGGTGGAACATCACCGGCGACAGTTTCATGATGGACGACGAGGGGTATCTGCATTTTGCCGCGCGCAATGACGATATGATTGTCTCGGCTGGGTATAACATCGCCGGACCTGAGGTTGAGGCGGCGCTGCTCAGCCATCCCTTTGTCAGCGAATGTGGTGTGGTTGCCGCCCCGGACGAGGCGCGCGGCGCAATTGTGCAGGCGCATGTGGTTCTGAACGATGGTGTCCCGAAAGATTTGAATACAATCAAGGTTTTGCAGGATCATGTTAAAGCACAGATTGCCCCCTATAAGTACCCGCGTGATATTCAATTTATCGACGCTCTGCCAAAAACCGCCACCGGCAAGATCCAGCGTTTTGCGTTGAGGAACCAGAAATGA
- a CDS encoding tryptophan 2,3-dioxygenase, producing the protein MSSFDDASKGAKMDFARDKSYSDYLGLDQILTVENPLDMAHDGLLFIIQHQTSELWMKLVIHELTAARLAIRSGDLQPAFKMLSRVARIFEQLNSAWDVLRTMTPSEYTAFRPHLGASSGFQSYQYRLIEYLLGNRNRALTKLHEHTPAPHAALVAEMEEPSLYQVAIDLLCARLGAEPLSGKPEPTAWSAKPEVQDLWQRVYEDPATHWELYELAEKLVDLEDYFRRWRFNHVTTVERIIGFKRGTGGTSGVAYLRKMLEVELFPELWHVRGAL; encoded by the coding sequence ATGAGCAGCTTTGACGACGCCTCAAAAGGCGCAAAGATGGATTTTGCCAGGGACAAATCCTATAGCGATTATCTGGGTCTGGACCAGATTCTGACCGTCGAAAACCCGCTGGACATGGCGCATGACGGGCTGTTGTTTATCATCCAGCACCAGACGTCTGAGCTGTGGATGAAGCTGGTCATCCATGAACTTACTGCGGCGCGTCTGGCGATCCGGTCTGGCGATTTGCAACCCGCTTTCAAGATGTTAAGCCGCGTGGCGCGGATATTTGAACAGCTCAATTCAGCCTGGGATGTGTTGCGCACCATGACGCCCAGCGAATACACCGCATTTCGCCCACATCTGGGGGCGTCATCGGGATTTCAATCCTACCAATACCGGTTGATCGAATATCTTTTGGGCAACCGCAACAGGGCGTTGACCAAACTGCACGAACACACGCCCGCACCCCACGCCGCTTTGGTGGCTGAGATGGAAGAACCGAGCCTGTATCAGGTGGCGATTGACCTTTTATGCGCGCGGTTGGGGGCGGAACCGTTGTCTGGCAAGCCAGAGCCAACAGCATGGAGTGCCAAACCTGAGGTGCAGGACCTGTGGCAGCGCGTCTATGAAGACCCTGCAACCCATTGGGAACTTTATGAATTGGCGGAAAAACTGGTTGATCTTGAGGATTATTTCCGCCGCTGGCGCTTTAACCACGTGACGACGGTCGAACGCATCATCGGTTTCAAACGCGGCACCGGCGGGACCAGCGGCGTGGCCTATCTGCGGAAGATGCTTGAGGTCGAATTATTCCCAGAATTGTGGCATGTCAGAGGAGCATTGTAA
- the kynU gene encoding kynureninase: MANVLRKEAFILPEGMIYLDGNSLGPMPKGVPDRVATMLRDEWSQMLIKGWNKAGWMALPEQVGNMVGNLIGAPTGSVVMGDTLSIKVFQALASAVKMVPDRRVILSDTGNFPSDLYIAEGLVGLLGQGYELRTVAPEEVTSAISDDVAVVMLTEVDYRSGRMHDMKAVTKRCHDNGSVMIWDLAHSAGAIPVDLHGSNCEFAVGCTYKYFNGGPGAPAFIYVRPDLADTVEPALSGWLGHRQPFDFDLNYTPAKGIERMRVGTPPIIQMAALEVAMKVWDGIDMQDVRAASVALQEQFIAEVEANVPQLTLASPRDSAVRGSQVSFQFEHGYAAMQALIDRDVIGDFRAPDIMRFGFTPLYLDAADVSRAVAVIKDVMDNDLWDNETYKIRARVT; this comes from the coding sequence GTGGCAAATGTTTTGAGAAAAGAAGCATTTATCCTGCCAGAGGGCATGATTTATCTCGATGGCAATTCGCTCGGTCCGATGCCCAAGGGCGTGCCTGACCGCGTGGCCACTATGCTGCGCGATGAATGGTCCCAAATGCTGATAAAGGGGTGGAACAAGGCGGGCTGGATGGCCTTGCCCGAACAGGTTGGCAATATGGTTGGCAATCTGATTGGCGCGCCAACAGGATCCGTGGTGATGGGCGACACATTGTCGATCAAGGTGTTTCAGGCATTGGCGTCCGCCGTCAAGATGGTCCCGGACCGGCGGGTGATCCTGTCTGACACCGGCAATTTTCCCAGTGATCTTTACATTGCCGAAGGGTTGGTGGGCCTGTTGGGCCAGGGGTATGAATTGCGCACAGTCGCCCCAGAAGAGGTCACATCAGCGATCAGCGATGACGTGGCTGTGGTGATGTTGACCGAGGTCGATTACCGATCAGGCCGCATGCATGATATGAAAGCTGTCACCAAACGCTGCCATGACAACGGGTCGGTGATGATCTGGGATCTTGCCCATTCGGCGGGCGCGATACCGGTCGATCTGCACGGGTCCAACTGTGAATTTGCGGTGGGATGTACGTATAAATATTTCAACGGCGGGCCGGGCGCGCCTGCGTTCATCTATGTGCGTCCTGATCTGGCGGATACCGTTGAACCTGCGCTGAGCGGCTGGTTGGGGCATCGCCAGCCCTTTGATTTTGATCTCAATTATACGCCTGCCAAAGGTATTGAACGGATGCGCGTTGGTACCCCACCGATCATTCAGATGGCCGCCCTTGAGGTCGCGATGAAGGTTTGGGACGGCATTGATATGCAAGATGTGCGCGCGGCTTCCGTGGCGTTGCAAGAACAATTCATCGCTGAGGTAGAGGCAAACGTGCCGCAACTGACTTTGGCCAGCCCGCGTGACAGTGCGGTGCGCGGCTCGCAGGTGTCGTTTCAGTTTGAACACGGCTATGCCGCAATGCAGGCGCTGATTGACCGTGACGTGATTGGCGATTTCCGTGCGCCAGACATAATGCGATTTGGCTTCACACCGCTCTATCTTGATGCGGCGGACGTGAGCCGCGCTGTGGCGGTGATCAAAGACGTGATGGACAATGACCTGTGGGACAATGAAACCTATAAAATCCGCGCACGCGTGACGTGA
- a CDS encoding RidA family protein yields the protein MTHRIIQPEGWAPAKGYANGMLSADGHLFVGGQIGWTANQTFEAHDFIGQMKQALKNIRAVVEAAGGVPEDIMRLTWYVTDKAEYLAAQAEVGQAYREVMGRHFPAMAMVVVAALVEDEAKVEIEATAVISKK from the coding sequence ATGACACACCGGATCATTCAACCCGAAGGCTGGGCACCTGCAAAAGGCTATGCCAACGGCATGCTCAGTGCGGATGGACATTTGTTTGTCGGAGGGCAGATCGGGTGGACCGCAAATCAGACATTCGAGGCCCATGATTTCATCGGTCAGATGAAACAGGCGCTGAAAAACATCCGCGCCGTGGTCGAGGCCGCAGGCGGGGTGCCAGAAGATATCATGCGCCTGACCTGGTACGTGACCGACAAGGCCGAATATCTCGCAGCACAGGCAGAGGTTGGCCAGGCCTACCGTGAGGTGATGGGCCGGCACTTTCCGGCAATGGCCATGGTCGTGGTCGCCGCGTTGGTCGAAGATGAGGCAAAGGTCGAGATTGAAGCGACGGCAGTGATCAGCAAGAAATAG
- the pcaG gene encoding protocatechuate 3,4-dioxygenase subunit alpha: MTDYPETASQTAGPYVHIGCTPNFAGITGVYDRDIGQQMITRDAAGPRITLVGQIFDGTGTPLRDAMVEAWQADANGRYAGADGADPHFTGFGRCPCDPDTGEFRFETVKPGAVPWPKGGMQAPHITLWIVARGINIGLHTRAYFADEEGNADDPVLARIEHKVRVKTLLAQPEKDLTYRFNINLQGSDESIFFDV, translated from the coding sequence ATGACCGATTATCCCGAGACCGCAAGCCAGACCGCCGGGCCTTACGTTCATATCGGCTGCACGCCAAATTTTGCGGGGATAACAGGCGTTTATGACCGTGACATAGGTCAGCAGATGATCACCAGGGACGCCGCAGGGCCCCGCATCACCCTCGTCGGTCAGATATTTGACGGCACCGGCACGCCGCTGCGCGATGCGATGGTTGAGGCATGGCAGGCAGATGCCAACGGTCGTTATGCAGGTGCCGATGGCGCTGACCCCCATTTTACCGGGTTTGGGCGCTGTCCCTGTGATCCGGACACCGGCGAATTTCGCTTTGAAACGGTCAAACCCGGCGCGGTGCCCTGGCCAAAGGGCGGCATGCAGGCACCCCATATCACGCTCTGGATCGTGGCGCGGGGCATCAATATCGGGCTGCACACCCGCGCGTATTTTGCGGATGAGGAAGGCAACGCGGATGATCCGGTGCTGGCGCGGATAGAACACAAGGTGCGGGTAAAAACGCTATTGGCGCAGCCGGAAAAAGACCTCACATATAGGTTTAATATCAACCTGCAAGGCTCTGATGAAAGTATATTTTTCGATGTTTGA
- the pcaH gene encoding protocatechuate 3,4-dioxygenase subunit beta produces MTEELKPLGGYVARDHSNHPRALHPEYRTSIKRSPQAAPLSFPTTLSEETGPVFGHNMLGPLDADLLHNFAAEGHSAIGPRIVVHGRVQDQFGRPVAGALLEVWQANAGGRYRHAKEGYIAPLDPNFGGCGRVITNADGCYEFRTVQPGPYPWPNGPNDWRPAHIHFSVFGAGFAQRLITQMYFEGDPLIPLCPIVRTIPNKEAVARLIAPLDIARTVPMDARAYRFDITLRGRRQTMFENRMEGL; encoded by the coding sequence ATGACTGAAGAATTGAAACCACTCGGCGGCTATGTCGCGCGTGATCACAGCAACCACCCCCGCGCCTTGCATCCGGAATATCGCACCTCCATCAAACGCAGTCCGCAGGCCGCCCCACTGTCCTTTCCCACCACGCTGAGCGAAGAAACGGGGCCGGTATTTGGCCACAACATGCTTGGCCCGCTCGATGCCGACCTGTTGCATAATTTCGCCGCTGAGGGGCATTCGGCGATCGGCCCACGTATTGTTGTGCATGGCCGGGTTCAGGACCAATTCGGGCGGCCCGTTGCGGGGGCCTTGCTTGAAGTCTGGCAAGCCAACGCCGGCGGTCGTTATCGGCATGCAAAAGAAGGCTATATCGCGCCACTCGACCCCAATTTTGGCGGCTGTGGGCGGGTGATCACCAATGCGGATGGATGTTATGAGTTTCGCACGGTGCAGCCCGGCCCCTATCCCTGGCCCAACGGACCCAACGACTGGCGGCCCGCGCATATTCATTTCAGCGTCTTTGGCGCAGGTTTTGCGCAACGTCTGATCACGCAGATGTATTTTGAGGGCGATCCGCTGATCCCGCTGTGCCCGATTGTCCGCACGATCCCGAACAAAGAGGCTGTTGCGCGGTTGATCGCACCGCTCGATATTGCCCGCACCGTGCCGATGGATGCGCGGGCATATCGGTTTGACATCACCCTGCGGGGACGCCGACAGACGATGTTTGAAAACCGCATGGAGGGGTTGTGA
- the pobA gene encoding 4-hydroxybenzoate 3-monooxygenase: MRTQVVIIGGGPSGLLLGQLLHRVGVEAVVLERKTRDYVLSRIRAGVLEQGMASLLKEAGVDARMRAEGLAHDGTLIAYEDAMFRVDFAKHTGQPVIVYGQTEVTRDLYDARAAAGAQTLFNVEDVVIDGADTDAVSVRFVVEGTEHQIECDFVAGCDGFHGVSRKTIPEDVRREYEKVYPFGWLGILSETPPVNHELIYANSPRGFALCSMRHANLSRYYVQCSMADTVSNWSDAQFWTELKRRLPAEVAEALITGPSIEKSIAPLRSFVTEPMRWGRLFLCGDAAHIVPPTGAKGLNTAASDVHYLYQGLKAWYADKDADGLDRYSERALARVWKAERFSWWFSSLMHRFPDQSDFDLRMQRAELDFLRSNDAAQKAMAENYVGLAY, translated from the coding sequence ATGCGCACTCAGGTTGTGATCATTGGCGGCGGGCCATCGGGGCTTTTGCTTGGTCAGCTTTTGCACCGCGTCGGCGTCGAAGCCGTGGTGCTGGAACGCAAGACCCGTGACTATGTGTTAAGCCGCATCCGCGCTGGGGTGTTGGAACAGGGCATGGCATCGCTGTTGAAAGAAGCAGGCGTTGACGCCCGCATGCGCGCCGAAGGGCTGGCACATGACGGCACGCTGATTGCCTATGAAGACGCGATGTTTCGGGTCGATTTTGCCAAACACACCGGGCAGCCCGTCATCGTTTATGGCCAGACCGAAGTCACCCGTGATTTATATGATGCCCGCGCAGCGGCGGGCGCGCAGACGCTGTTCAATGTTGAGGATGTTGTGATTGACGGGGCTGACACCGATGCGGTGAGCGTGCGTTTCGTCGTGGAGGGCACTGAGCATCAGATCGAATGCGATTTTGTTGCGGGATGTGACGGTTTTCACGGGGTCAGCCGCAAGACCATCCCCGAGGACGTGCGCCGGGAGTACGAAAAGGTTTATCCCTTTGGCTGGCTTGGTATCCTGTCCGAAACGCCCCCTGTGAACCATGAACTGATCTATGCCAATTCACCGCGCGGTTTCGCGCTTTGTTCAATGCGGCATGCCAATCTCAGCCGCTATTACGTGCAATGCTCCATGGCCGATACGGTCTCAAACTGGTCCGATGCGCAGTTCTGGACGGAATTGAAACGCCGCCTGCCCGCTGAGGTCGCCGAGGCGCTGATCACCGGGCCATCCATCGAAAAATCCATCGCACCGCTGCGGTCATTTGTGACCGAACCGATGCGCTGGGGGCGGCTGTTTCTGTGCGGGGATGCAGCACACATTGTACCGCCCACCGGGGCCAAGGGGCTGAACACTGCCGCCTCTGACGTGCATTACCTCTATCAGGGGCTCAAGGCATGGTACGCTGACAAGGACGCCGATGGGTTGGACCGCTATTCGGAACGCGCGCTTGCGCGGGTCTGGAAGGCAGAGCGGTTTTCGTGGTGGTTTTCATCGCTGATGCACCGCTTTCCCGATCAATCGGACTTTGATCTGCGCATGCAGCGCGCCGAGCTTGATTTCCTGCGCAGCAATGATGCAGCACAAAAGGCGATGGCAGAAAATTATGTGGGGCTTGCGTACTGA
- a CDS encoding metal ABC transporter permease: protein MLDDFALRAALAGLGVALAAAPLGCFVVWRRMAYFGDATSHAALLGVALALATDLPIFAGVLIVALVMALIVSSLSERHVSADALLGVLAHAALALGLVAVSLLPGQRVDLSAYLFGEILAVTRVDLGVIWLGAIAVAVLLVWRWQALLTATLNPDLATASGGKPRREQLILTLALAITVAVAIKVVGALLIAAMLVIPAATARPFARTPEMMALWAIVLGAIAALGGLAGSFAFDTPTGPSIVTLAAALFALSAALAPIFRRG, encoded by the coding sequence ATGCTGGATGATTTTGCATTGCGCGCCGCCCTTGCCGGCCTTGGCGTCGCTTTGGCCGCCGCCCCTTTGGGCTGTTTCGTGGTCTGGCGGCGGATGGCCTATTTTGGCGATGCCACCAGCCACGCGGCCTTGCTGGGTGTGGCGCTGGCACTGGCCACAGACCTGCCGATTTTTGCGGGCGTTCTGATCGTAGCACTTGTCATGGCGCTGATTGTCAGCAGCTTGTCAGAGCGCCACGTGAGTGCTGATGCCCTGCTGGGCGTGCTGGCTCATGCGGCACTGGCGCTTGGCCTGGTGGCCGTGTCGCTGTTGCCGGGGCAACGGGTGGACCTTTCGGCCTATCTTTTTGGTGAAATACTGGCCGTCACGCGCGTGGATCTGGGTGTGATCTGGCTTGGGGCCATTGCGGTGGCGGTGCTGCTGGTCTGGCGCTGGCAGGCCTTGCTGACAGCCACGCTCAACCCCGATCTGGCCACCGCGTCGGGGGGCAAACCGCGCCGCGAGCAATTGATCCTGACGCTGGCGCTTGCCATCACCGTTGCGGTCGCGATCAAAGTTGTGGGGGCACTGCTTATCGCTGCCATGCTGGTGATCCCGGCGGCCACCGCCCGCCCCTTTGCCCGCACCCCGGAAATGATGGCACTTTGGGCGATTGTCCTTGGGGCAATTGCGGCGCTTGGCGGGTTGGCGGGGTCTTTTGCTTTCGACACCCCCACCGGGCCAAGCATTGTGACATTGGCTGCCGCGCTCTTTGCGCTGTCGGCCGCACTGGCACCGATATTTCGACGGGGCTGA
- a CDS encoding metal ABC transporter ATP-binding protein has protein sequence MSLIETRDLSLSYGGQVVLKNVNFRIDRGEIVTIVGPNGSGKSSLLRALIGALTPSGGEVIRAAGLRIGYVPQKLQIDATLPLTVQRFLNLPHRQSSATLDAALARAGVPELAKRQMSDLSGGQFQRVLLARALLGSPDILILDEATQGLDQPGAAAFYRQIEEVRTEMNLAVLMVSHDLHVVMAASDRVLCLNGHVCCEGAPEHVADAPEYRALFGTGTQGALALYRHDHDHDHGHGHSHDHGTR, from the coding sequence ATGAGCCTGATCGAGACGCGCGATCTGAGCTTGAGCTATGGCGGGCAAGTCGTTCTGAAGAATGTCAATTTCCGCATTGACCGTGGTGAAATCGTGACCATCGTCGGGCCCAATGGCTCAGGCAAATCCAGTTTGCTGCGCGCGCTCATCGGGGCGCTGACCCCCAGTGGGGGTGAGGTGATCAGGGCTGCTGGGCTGCGCATTGGCTATGTGCCACAAAAGCTGCAGATTGATGCGACCCTGCCGCTGACCGTACAGCGGTTTCTGAATTTGCCACATCGGCAAAGCAGTGCCACGCTGGACGCCGCCCTTGCCCGTGCGGGCGTGCCGGAACTTGCGAAACGACAGATGAGCGACCTTTCGGGCGGGCAATTTCAGCGGGTGCTGCTGGCGCGTGCTTTGTTGGGCAGCCCTGACATCCTGATCCTCGATGAGGCGACGCAGGGGCTGGACCAGCCCGGTGCCGCCGCATTCTACCGCCAGATCGAAGAGGTCCGCACCGAGATGAACCTTGCCGTGCTGATGGTCAGCCATGACTTGCATGTGGTGATGGCCGCCTCTGACCGGGTGCTGTGTCTGAACGGGCATGTCTGTTGCGAAGGCGCGCCAGAACATGTGGCCGATGCCCCCGAATACCGCGCGTTGTTTGGCACCGGCACCCAAGGGGCATTGGCGCTATATCGGCATGATCATGATCACGACCATGGACACGGCCATTCTCATGACCATGGGACCCGCTGA
- a CDS encoding transcriptional repressor has translation MAAIGFERHDHAACVRTTLDRAEAHCAQTGLRLTPVRRRALEILLAEHRALGAYDLLEVLAAEGLGAQPPVAYRALDFLVKAGFAHKIEALNAYIACAHLGSDHAPAFLICRGCNSVAETDTAPAQGRLGEAARAAGFRIERTVVEAEGLCPECQKDAA, from the coding sequence ATGGCCGCCATCGGATTTGAACGCCACGATCATGCTGCATGTGTGCGCACCACACTGGACAGAGCAGAAGCGCATTGCGCCCAAACCGGACTGCGCCTGACACCTGTGCGCCGCCGCGCGCTGGAAATCCTGTTGGCGGAACACCGCGCTTTGGGGGCCTATGACCTGCTTGAAGTGCTGGCCGCTGAAGGTCTTGGCGCGCAGCCGCCTGTGGCATACCGCGCGCTGGATTTTCTGGTCAAAGCCGGGTTCGCCCATAAGATCGAAGCGCTCAACGCCTACATCGCCTGTGCGCATCTGGGGTCAGACCACGCGCCCGCATTTCTGATCTGTCGGGGGTGCAATTCGGTGGCCGAGACCGATACGGCACCGGCTCAGGGCAGATTGGGTGAGGCTGCCCGTGCTGCCGGGTTCAGGATTGAACGCACGGTGGTTGAGGCCGAGGGCCTGTGCCCCGAGTGCCAGAAAGACGCCGCATGA
- a CDS encoding zinc ABC transporter substrate-binding protein, with the protein MSRLFCLLMMTTAPAFADAPKVVTDIAPVHALVAQVMDGLGAPDLIIPANASPHGYAMRPSEARNLAQSDIVVWVGPTLTPWLEGPVNALGAQAEQLVLAEVNGINVLPFREGEAFEAHDHEHEHTHGHADGEDEPSDPHLWLDPENASVWLAAIATVLADADPDNAEVYHANANRGQVAIALQEKAIAEKLTPLSGTPFVVLHDAFHYFESHFEVEAIAAVSAGDAAKPGAARIASLRAQLADSGVRCAFSEPQINASLLETVTEGLDVKIGVLDPLGAGLPLGPGQYPALLGAMADSMVACLSHK; encoded by the coding sequence ATGTCCCGTCTTTTCTGTCTGTTGATGATGACCACCGCACCCGCTTTTGCCGACGCTCCCAAGGTTGTCACCGATATCGCGCCGGTGCATGCGCTGGTCGCTCAGGTGATGGACGGTCTTGGCGCGCCTGATCTTATCATCCCGGCCAACGCATCGCCCCACGGCTATGCAATGCGCCCATCCGAAGCCCGCAATCTGGCGCAGTCGGACATTGTCGTCTGGGTCGGGCCGACCTTGACGCCCTGGCTTGAAGGCCCGGTAAATGCGCTTGGCGCGCAGGCAGAACAATTGGTTCTGGCCGAGGTCAACGGGATCAACGTATTGCCGTTTCGCGAGGGCGAGGCGTTTGAGGCGCATGATCATGAACATGAGCACACTCATGGGCACGCTGATGGTGAGGATGAACCCAGCGACCCACATCTGTGGCTTGATCCGGAAAACGCGTCGGTCTGGCTTGCCGCGATTGCAACAGTGCTGGCCGATGCTGATCCCGACAACGCCGAGGTCTATCACGCCAATGCCAACCGGGGGCAGGTCGCAATCGCGCTTCAGGAAAAAGCCATTGCTGAAAAACTGACACCGCTTTCGGGCACGCCTTTCGTGGTTCTGCACGACGCATTTCACTATTTCGAATCCCATTTCGAGGTTGAGGCGATTGCCGCGGTCAGCGCCGGGGACGCGGCCAAACCGGGGGCCGCGCGTATTGCATCGCTTCGGGCTCAGCTGGCGGACAGCGGTGTGCGCTGTGCCTTTAGCGAACCACAGATCAACGCAAGCCTGCTGGAGACTGTAACCGAAGGGCTGGATGTGAAAATAGGCGTGCTGGACCCGCTGGGTGCGGGCCTGCCGCTGGGGCCGGGGCAATACCCAGCGCTGTTGGGCGCGATGGCCGACAGTATGGTGGCATGCCTGAGCCATAAATAA